In Urechidicola croceus, a single window of DNA contains:
- a CDS encoding DUF4834 family protein: MQEASVQGFIRTLLIIILVYYGLKIIGKIVFPMVFKRYVGKFEEKFKNQQQQQQTPKQDQKIGETVIDKKPSNTKTSNNDVGEYVDFEEVD, from the coding sequence ATGCAGGAAGCGTCGGTACAAGGATTTATTAGAACTTTATTAATTATTATTTTAGTTTATTATGGATTGAAAATTATTGGAAAAATAGTATTTCCAATGGTTTTTAAAAGATATGTAGGTAAATTTGAAGAAAAGTTTAAAAATCAACAACAGCAACAACAAACACCAAAACAGGATCAAAAAATAGGCGAAACAGTCATTGATAAAAAACCTTCAAATACTAAAACCTCAAACAATGATGTTGGTGAATATGTAGATTTTGAGGAAGTAGATTAG
- a CDS encoding transporter yields the protein MKKNWLIAFLLFSFQIINAQYTEIINSKRPGLSESPYGVGTDVLQFEGGFFFGKSESDRTFARINPIGTNLFIRYGKFIERLEINANVTFQKEELQFNNIFTSTSNISGISQLTIGAKYLIYQQEFTDKSKEIRSWKKRTAFDKKRLIPSVGIYLGVNTNFLGKDYEESGISPKAAILLQNDFTDRLVLITNIIGDKIGTDYPIYSYITTLTYATSDRWSIFMENQGDFTKYRNDFQVGTGVAYLYSSNLQFDASIRASLNTEDSALIAGIGASWRLDKHVDQEIETDENGNKIKSKKRRRGGLFSRIFKKKK from the coding sequence ATGAAAAAAAACTGGCTCATTGCTTTCTTACTTTTTAGTTTTCAGATAATTAACGCCCAATACACCGAAATCATAAACTCCAAAAGACCAGGTCTTTCTGAAAGTCCTTATGGAGTTGGAACAGATGTTTTACAATTTGAAGGAGGTTTTTTCTTTGGAAAAAGTGAGTCAGACAGGACATTTGCAAGAATTAATCCTATAGGAACAAATCTTTTTATTAGATATGGTAAGTTTATTGAACGATTGGAAATAAATGCTAACGTAACTTTTCAAAAAGAAGAACTTCAATTCAATAACATTTTTACTTCCACTTCTAATATAAGTGGAATTAGCCAACTGACAATTGGCGCTAAATACTTGATATATCAACAAGAATTTACAGATAAATCTAAAGAAATTAGAAGTTGGAAAAAAAGAACTGCTTTTGATAAAAAAAGATTAATTCCATCTGTTGGTATTTATCTTGGTGTCAATACCAATTTCTTAGGTAAAGATTATGAAGAAAGCGGTATCAGTCCGAAAGCGGCAATATTATTGCAAAATGATTTTACTGATAGGTTGGTTTTAATCACAAATATTATTGGTGATAAAATAGGAACTGACTATCCTATTTACTCATATATCACAACTTTAACCTATGCAACAAGTGATAGATGGTCAATCTTTATGGAGAATCAAGGTGATTTTACAAAATACAGAAATGATTTTCAAGTAGGAACTGGAGTTGCATATTTATACTCAAGTAACTTACAATTTGATGCTTCTATACGTGCCAGTTTAAATACAGAAGACTCCGCTTTAATTGCTGGTATTGGTGCATCATGGAGATTAGATAAACACGTTGATCAAGAAATTGAAACTGATGAAAATGGAAATAAAATTAAGAGTAAGAAAAGAAGGCGTGGCGGACTTTTTTCTCGAATTTTCAAAAAGAAAAAATAA